In Deinococcus psychrotolerans, a genomic segment contains:
- a CDS encoding replication-associated recombination protein A: protein MTLFDPPAPLAERLRPRTLAEVVGQRHLLGPGKPLTRTLASKRLGSFILWGPPGVGKTTLARLMAAEVDAHFIALSAVSAGVKDVREATVEAERLRGRGQKTILFLDEIHRFNKAQQDALLPHVESGLLTLIGATTENPSFEVNPALRSRARTLVLEALTPEDVRGLLERALSDSRGLPNVTAEPEALDLLARLADGDARRALSTLEVASTLAEPITPEAVTEAFGRHLPQMDKGGEDFYNLISALHKSVRASHVDASLYWLARMIEGGADSLYVARRIVRMAAEDIGLADPQALRLAVAARDTAEFLGSPEGDLALAQAVVYLALAPKSNSVYTAWKAALSAVREGESLAVPLHLRNAPTALMRSQGYGQSYAYYFDDPSGSFAQDYLPHGVALDLYSPNGEGWEDRMAERWRKLREAHGEAPEGT from the coding sequence GCTTGGCCCAGGCAAGCCGCTGACCCGTACCCTGGCCTCCAAGCGGCTGGGCTCCTTCATTCTCTGGGGGCCACCCGGCGTCGGCAAAACCACTTTGGCCCGCCTCATGGCTGCCGAAGTGGACGCGCATTTCATTGCCCTTTCCGCCGTCTCGGCAGGCGTCAAGGATGTGCGCGAGGCCACCGTGGAGGCCGAGCGGCTGCGTGGGCGCGGTCAGAAGACCATTCTTTTCCTCGACGAAATTCACCGCTTTAACAAGGCCCAGCAAGACGCCCTGCTGCCGCACGTCGAATCTGGCCTGCTGACCCTGATCGGCGCGACCACCGAAAACCCCAGCTTTGAAGTCAATCCAGCTCTGCGCTCGCGGGCCAGAACGCTGGTGCTGGAAGCGCTGACGCCTGAAGACGTGCGCGGCCTGCTGGAACGGGCGCTCAGCGATTCGCGTGGCCTGCCCAACGTCACTGCCGAGCCCGAAGCGCTGGACTTGCTGGCCCGCCTCGCTGACGGCGACGCCCGCCGGGCGCTCAGCACTCTGGAAGTGGCTTCCACGCTGGCCGAACCGATCACGCCGGAGGCCGTCACCGAAGCGTTTGGCCGCCACTTGCCGCAGATGGACAAGGGCGGCGAAGATTTCTACAACCTGATCTCGGCGCTGCACAAATCGGTGCGGGCCAGCCACGTAGACGCCTCGCTTTACTGGCTGGCCCGCATGATCGAAGGCGGCGCTGACTCCCTGTACGTGGCCCGCAGGATCGTGCGGATGGCCGCTGAAGACATTGGTCTTGCTGACCCACAAGCCCTGCGCTTGGCCGTCGCTGCCCGCGACACCGCCGAGTTTCTGGGCAGCCCCGAGGGTGACTTGGCGCTGGCGCAGGCGGTGGTGTATTTGGCGCTGGCTCCCAAAAGCAACAGCGTCTATACGGCTTGGAAAGCCGCTCTGAGCGCTGTTCGGGAAGGCGAGAGCTTGGCTGTGCCACTGCACCTTCGGAACGCTCCTACCGCTCTGATGCGCTCACAAGGCTACGGGCAAAGCTATGCTTACTACTTTGACGATCCGTCAGGCAGCTTTGCTCAGGACTATTTGCCGCACGGCGTAGCGCTGGACTTGTATAGCCCCAACGGTGAAGGGTGGGAAGACAGAATGGCCGAGCGCTGGCGCAAGCTGCGGGAAGCACATGGAGAAGCACCAGAAGGAACATGA